The Saccharomonospora glauca K62 genome has a segment encoding these proteins:
- a CDS encoding SAM-dependent methyltransferase, with protein sequence MSDRRILDLDLSRPSSGRVYDYWLGGSNNYAIDREFAEKQLARAPEIREAARANRAFLGRAVRFAASSGIRQFVDIGSGLPTQGNVHEIADEVAPGECRVVYIDNEPVAHAHAQILLEDTADPARHRALAGDFFDGPKLWERVLAEGIDPEKPICLLTVALLHLLPAEQEPEKVLAYYRDQLAPGSLLVLSHACLDSGDEQAKEAFGKISDDYRSKVAVPGSSGLRNREQIAEFFGDFELLEPGLVWVPEWRPDAPFVGDPARSRAVAGVARKTSA encoded by the coding sequence GTGTCCGATCGCAGAATCCTCGACCTCGACCTGAGCCGCCCTTCCTCCGGCCGGGTCTACGACTACTGGCTCGGCGGGTCCAACAACTACGCCATCGACCGTGAGTTTGCCGAGAAGCAGCTCGCCCGCGCCCCGGAGATCCGGGAGGCGGCTCGGGCGAACCGGGCCTTCCTCGGCCGTGCCGTGCGGTTCGCGGCGTCCAGCGGCATCCGCCAGTTCGTCGACATCGGCAGTGGTTTGCCCACCCAGGGCAACGTGCACGAGATCGCCGACGAAGTGGCGCCCGGCGAATGCCGTGTCGTCTACATCGACAACGAGCCGGTGGCCCACGCCCACGCCCAGATCCTGCTGGAGGACACCGCCGACCCGGCCCGGCACCGCGCGCTGGCCGGTGATTTCTTCGACGGGCCGAAGCTGTGGGAGCGGGTGCTGGCCGAGGGCATCGACCCCGAGAAACCGATCTGCCTGCTGACGGTGGCGCTGCTGCACCTGCTGCCCGCGGAACAGGAACCCGAGAAGGTGCTGGCGTACTACCGGGACCAGCTCGCCCCCGGCAGCCTGCTGGTGCTCTCCCACGCCTGCCTCGACAGCGGGGACGAACAGGCGAAGGAGGCGTTCGGCAAGATCAGCGACGACTACCGCTCCAAGGTGGCGGTGCCGGGCAGCAGCGGCCTTCGCAACCGCGAGCAGATCGCGGAGTTCTTCGGCGACTTCGAACTGCTCGAACCCGGCCTGGTGTGGGTGCCGGAGTGGCGCCCCGACGCGCCGTTCGTCGGTGACCCCGCTCGGTCGCGTGCGGTGGCGGGGGTGGCGCGCAAGACCTCGGCCTGA
- a CDS encoding response regulator transcription factor: MRQLIRIVLADDEDLIRGALATLLDLEDDIEVVGQAGDGDTAVELVLRTRPDLAVFDLEMPRSDGLDAASRVRAELDIPIVIVTRHARPGVLKRALASGVRGFVPKTTAASRLAEILRDVHAGRRYVDPEIAASALTASSCPLTERELELLRYAHTGSTVGAIAERAHLAPGTVRNYLSSAMSKLGVSTRYEAARRAWEEGWI; encoded by the coding sequence GTGAGGCAACTGATCCGCATCGTACTCGCCGACGACGAGGACCTGATTCGCGGCGCGTTGGCCACACTGCTCGACCTGGAGGACGACATCGAGGTCGTGGGCCAGGCCGGGGACGGCGACACGGCCGTCGAACTCGTGCTGCGCACCCGGCCCGACCTGGCGGTGTTCGACCTGGAGATGCCGCGCTCCGACGGGCTCGACGCGGCGAGCCGCGTCCGCGCCGAACTCGACATCCCCATCGTGATCGTCACCCGGCACGCCCGCCCCGGAGTGTTGAAACGCGCGCTGGCCAGTGGGGTGCGCGGGTTCGTGCCCAAGACCACGGCCGCGAGTCGCCTCGCGGAGATCCTGCGGGACGTCCACGCCGGCAGACGGTACGTGGATCCGGAGATCGCCGCGTCCGCCCTGACGGCGTCGAGCTGCCCGCTCACCGAACGGGAGCTGGAGCTGCTGCGGTACGCGCACACGGGGAGCACGGTGGGGGCCATCGCCGAACGGGCGCACCTCGCCCCCGGCACGGTCCGCAACTACCTGTCGTCGGCCATGAGCAAACTCGGCGTGTCCACCCGATACGAAGCCGCCCGCCGGGCCTGGGAGGAAGGCTGGATCTGA
- a CDS encoding NAD-dependent epimerase/dehydratase family protein, which produces MRVVVTGATGNLGTSVVRALADDPTVESIVGLARRTPRWSSPKTTVRQMDLSKAEDDALDSVFADADAVVHLAWLFQPTRDPVTTWRTNVLGSLRVFEAVARCAVPALVYSSSVGAYSPGPKDRRVAEDWPTHGWPAAAYTREKAYLERVLDAFEAEHEAIRVVRIRPGFVFQREAASEQRRLFLGPFVPTSLLRPGVLPVVPNSPSLRMQVVHASDVGEAFRSAVTRDVRGAFNVAADEVVDGALLARLLDARPVPTPTWLLRAALAAAWTLRLVPASPQLFDALVRLPLMDTTRARTELGWRPRHSATEAITEWLAGLREHAGGRTPPLASSVRGGRLGELATGVGKRA; this is translated from the coding sequence ATGCGTGTCGTTGTGACCGGCGCGACCGGCAACCTCGGCACCAGCGTGGTCCGTGCGCTCGCCGACGATCCGACGGTCGAGTCGATCGTCGGCCTCGCCCGCCGCACGCCCCGGTGGTCGTCCCCGAAGACGACCGTCCGGCAGATGGACCTGAGCAAGGCGGAGGACGACGCGCTCGACTCGGTGTTCGCCGACGCCGACGCCGTCGTCCACCTCGCGTGGCTGTTCCAACCGACCCGCGACCCGGTGACGACGTGGCGGACGAACGTCCTGGGCAGCCTGCGCGTGTTCGAGGCCGTCGCTCGCTGTGCGGTGCCCGCGCTCGTGTACTCGTCGTCGGTGGGGGCCTACTCCCCCGGCCCCAAGGATCGCCGCGTGGCCGAGGACTGGCCCACGCACGGCTGGCCGGCAGCGGCGTACACCCGTGAGAAGGCCTATCTCGAACGGGTGCTCGACGCGTTCGAGGCCGAACACGAGGCCATTCGCGTGGTGCGCATTCGACCGGGATTCGTCTTCCAACGGGAAGCGGCCTCCGAACAACGGAGACTGTTCCTGGGCCCGTTCGTGCCCACGAGTCTCCTGCGGCCGGGTGTCCTCCCGGTGGTGCCGAACTCGCCGTCGTTGCGCATGCAGGTCGTGCATGCCTCCGACGTCGGCGAGGCGTTCCGGTCGGCCGTGACCCGTGACGTGCGGGGAGCGTTCAACGTGGCCGCCGACGAGGTCGTCGACGGAGCGCTGCTCGCCCGGCTGCTGGATGCGCGCCCGGTGCCGACGCCGACGTGGCTGCTGCGCGCGGCCCTGGCGGCGGCGTGGACGCTTCGGCTCGTGCCCGCCTCACCACAGTTGTTCGACGCGTTGGTGCGGCTGCCGCTGATGGACACCACGCGAGCCCGCACGGAACTCGGCTGGCGACCTCGGCACTCGGCGACCGAGGCCATCACCGAGTGGCTCGCCGGACTGCGGGAGCACGCCGGAGGCCGGACCCCGCCCCTGGCTTCCTCCGTCAGGGGAGGCAGGCTCGGCGAGCTGGCCACGGGGGTCGGCAAACGGGCGTGA
- the folP gene encoding dihydropteroate synthase, translating to MVTLHCRGRVVERNRALVMAIVNRTPDSFYDRGATYALDSAVRAVDAAVAEGADIVDIGGVKAGPGADVSVTEEIRRVVPVVAAVRDRHPDLLISVDTWRAEVGRRVCEAGADLLNDTWQAADPALAEVAAEFGAGYVCSHTGGAAPRTLPHRVEYDDVVAAVAEEVTKRAEHVAALGVPRGGILIDPTHDFGKNTWHGLELLRRLRELTSTPWPVLLALSNKDFIGETLGAELHDRVDGTLAATAVAAWEGAAVFRAHEVRRTRQVVDMVASIRGTRPPSLVLRGMT from the coding sequence GTGGTGACCCTGCATTGCCGTGGCCGCGTGGTGGAGCGCAACCGGGCTCTCGTCATGGCCATCGTCAACCGGACTCCCGACTCGTTCTACGACCGAGGAGCCACCTACGCCCTCGACTCGGCGGTGCGCGCCGTGGACGCCGCCGTCGCGGAGGGAGCCGACATCGTCGACATCGGCGGGGTGAAGGCCGGACCGGGCGCCGACGTGTCCGTGACCGAGGAGATCCGCCGGGTGGTGCCCGTGGTGGCCGCGGTCCGAGACCGCCATCCCGACCTGCTCATCAGCGTGGACACCTGGCGCGCGGAGGTCGGCAGGCGGGTGTGCGAGGCGGGCGCCGACCTCCTCAACGACACGTGGCAGGCGGCCGACCCCGCACTGGCCGAGGTGGCCGCCGAGTTCGGCGCGGGTTACGTGTGCTCCCACACCGGGGGCGCCGCTCCCCGGACCCTGCCGCACCGCGTCGAGTACGACGACGTGGTGGCCGCCGTGGCCGAAGAGGTCACCAAACGCGCCGAACACGTGGCCGCACTCGGCGTGCCCAGGGGAGGCATCCTCATCGACCCGACCCACGACTTCGGCAAGAACACCTGGCACGGCCTCGAACTGCTGCGCAGGCTCCGGGAACTCACCTCCACCCCGTGGCCGGTGCTGCTCGCGCTGTCGAACAAGGACTTCATCGGGGAGACCCTCGGCGCCGAGCTCCACGACCGCGTCGACGGCACGCTCGCGGCGACGGCCGTGGCGGCCTGGGAGGGCGCGGCGGTGTTCCGCGCGCACGAGGTGCGCCGCACCCGGCAGGTGGTGGACATGGTGGCCAGCATCCGGGGCACGCGCCCACCGTCCCTGGTGCTGCGGGGCATGACCTGA
- a CDS encoding ABC transporter substrate-binding protein, whose protein sequence is MRFTRLAALAAAATLGLTLTACGSGSGGGGDQPYIAIVSKGFQHQFWQAVKQGAEEKAAELGARVTFVGPATEQDVEEQLDMLTNDLAKSPDAIGFAALDSKAAAPILEQAQARGIPVIAFDSGVDSDIPVTTVATDNKAAAAEAAEHMAEELGGKGKVAMVVHDQTSRSGIDRRDGFREWMEANAPGITVLDPQYGGGDQLESANITKSIISANPDLDGIYASNEGSAIGVINGVRESGKEGLTVVGFDSGQAQIDAIRSGEMTGAVTQDPLDMGRQLVASAMKAIQGEELPKRIDTNFYWYDKSNIDDEKIRAALYE, encoded by the coding sequence ATGAGGTTCACCAGGCTCGCAGCGCTGGCCGCGGCGGCCACGCTGGGACTGACGCTCACCGCGTGCGGTTCGGGCTCCGGCGGCGGGGGCGACCAGCCCTACATCGCCATCGTGTCGAAGGGCTTCCAGCACCAGTTCTGGCAGGCGGTGAAGCAAGGGGCCGAGGAGAAGGCGGCCGAGCTCGGGGCGCGCGTGACGTTCGTCGGCCCCGCGACCGAGCAGGACGTCGAGGAACAGCTCGACATGCTCACCAACGACCTCGCCAAGAGCCCCGACGCGATCGGTTTCGCGGCGTTGGACAGCAAGGCGGCCGCCCCGATTCTGGAGCAGGCGCAGGCCCGGGGAATCCCGGTGATCGCCTTCGACTCCGGCGTGGACAGCGACATCCCGGTGACCACCGTGGCCACCGACAACAAGGCCGCCGCCGCCGAGGCCGCCGAACACATGGCCGAGGAGTTGGGCGGCAAGGGCAAGGTCGCGATGGTGGTGCACGACCAGACCAGCCGCTCGGGCATCGACCGCCGCGACGGCTTCCGCGAGTGGATGGAGGCCAACGCGCCGGGCATCACCGTGCTCGACCCCCAGTACGGAGGCGGTGACCAGCTCGAATCGGCCAACATCACCAAGTCGATCATCTCGGCGAACCCGGACCTCGACGGCATCTACGCCTCCAACGAGGGCTCGGCGATCGGTGTGATCAACGGTGTCCGCGAAAGCGGCAAGGAAGGTCTCACCGTGGTCGGGTTCGACTCGGGCCAGGCCCAGATCGATGCCATCCGCAGCGGGGAGATGACCGGCGCGGTCACCCAGGACCCCCTCGACATGGGACGACAACTCGTGGCCTCGGCCATGAAGGCCATCCAGGGTGAGGAACTTCCGAAGCGGATCGACACCAACTTCTACTGGTACGACAAGAGCAACATCGACGACGAGAAGATCCGGGCCGCGCTCTACGAGTGA
- a CDS encoding site-2 protease family protein: protein MSSTFKLGTIAGIRIGAHWSVLGILLILVVGLGFRSWPVLLPGYSGGAYVAAALVAALFFLASLLAHELAHAVVARRQGIEVRDITLWLLGGLAALRNEARTPAADLRVAVAGPLASVVAGALFGALAWLLVAVDAPTLVVMVAVYLAVLNAVLAVFNLVPAAPLDGGRILRAALWAWKGDRERAAVWSARAGRGFGIALILLGAWQLLFAGSGSGLWWMVIGLFIVTVAGAEERQARLGGSLGDVRVAEVMTPEPDTTDAALSVHDFLHDVALTRRHSAFPVVDSAGHVQGLVTLNRLRSVPVDERDTTSVRAIACPMEDVPKATPDEPLSRLLPELRDAPDGRALVFEAERLVGIVTPTDVSRAVTVRGLVADEVAVRPGTAG from the coding sequence ATGTCGTCAACGTTCAAGCTCGGCACCATCGCGGGTATCCGGATAGGCGCTCACTGGAGCGTGCTCGGCATCCTCCTCATCCTCGTGGTCGGGCTCGGCTTCCGGAGCTGGCCCGTGCTCCTGCCCGGTTACTCCGGCGGCGCCTACGTCGCCGCGGCGCTCGTGGCGGCCCTGTTTTTCCTGGCCTCGCTGCTCGCGCACGAACTCGCGCACGCCGTGGTCGCGCGGCGGCAGGGCATCGAGGTGCGGGACATCACCCTGTGGCTGCTCGGCGGTCTCGCCGCGTTGCGCAACGAGGCGCGCACTCCCGCGGCCGACCTGCGGGTCGCGGTCGCGGGTCCGTTGGCCAGCGTGGTCGCCGGTGCCCTGTTCGGCGCGCTCGCGTGGCTGCTCGTCGCGGTGGACGCTCCGACGCTCGTGGTGATGGTGGCGGTCTATCTCGCGGTGTTGAACGCGGTGCTGGCCGTGTTCAACCTCGTGCCCGCCGCGCCACTGGACGGCGGGCGCATCCTCCGGGCCGCGCTGTGGGCGTGGAAGGGCGACCGCGAGCGCGCGGCCGTCTGGAGTGCTCGCGCGGGCCGGGGTTTCGGCATCGCGTTGATCCTGTTGGGCGCGTGGCAACTGCTGTTCGCGGGCAGCGGCAGCGGGCTGTGGTGGATGGTGATCGGGCTGTTCATCGTCACCGTCGCGGGCGCCGAGGAACGGCAGGCACGACTGGGCGGCAGTCTCGGGGACGTCCGGGTGGCCGAGGTGATGACTCCCGAGCCCGACACCACCGACGCGGCCCTGTCGGTTCACGACTTCCTGCACGACGTGGCGCTCACGCGGCGGCACTCCGCGTTCCCGGTGGTCGACTCGGCGGGGCACGTGCAGGGGCTGGTCACGTTGAACCGGCTGCGGTCCGTGCCGGTCGACGAACGCGACACCACCAGTGTGCGTGCGATCGCGTGTCCGATGGAGGACGTTCCGAAGGCCACGCCCGACGAACCGCTGAGCCGGTTGCTGCCCGAACTCCGGGACGCGCCGGACGGCCGGGCGCTCGTGTTCGAGGCCGAGCGGCTGGTCGGCATCGTCACCCCCACCGACGTCAGCCGAGCCGTGACGGTGCGCGGGCTCGTCGCCGACGAGGTCGCCGTGCGGCCCGGTACGGCGGGGTGA
- a CDS encoding iron-containing redox enzyme family protein: MSARTGTSAPEPAPTASLPLPRGPLSAAVVATLREEPGGRHHLPTNVGAADPYGDDLHLALQTCYELHYRGFADVSPEWEWDPDLLRLRTALERRFLAALRADVPGRGRDRDVPATLDELLVEPVHGTGLSHWLRDEGSWTQMREYLAMRSIYHLKEADPHAWVIPRLRGQAKAALVAVEFDEFGGGRYERMHSRLYADLMEAAGLRSDYLGYVEHVPAQAFATVNLMSMFGLHRSLRGALVGHFAAAEISTAPSARRMVQALDRLGADEACRFFFSEHVEADAVHEQVMRHEVIGDLLAREPDLAADVVFGVQATELLESHLADHTLSHWREGRSALRFPLPDD; encoded by the coding sequence GTGAGCGCGCGAACGGGGACCTCCGCACCCGAACCGGCGCCGACGGCGTCGTTGCCGCTGCCCCGAGGGCCGTTGTCGGCGGCCGTGGTGGCGACCCTGCGGGAGGAACCCGGCGGTCGACATCACCTGCCCACGAACGTCGGCGCCGCCGACCCGTACGGGGACGACCTGCACCTGGCCCTGCAGACGTGCTACGAGCTGCACTACCGCGGCTTCGCCGACGTCTCCCCCGAGTGGGAGTGGGACCCCGACCTGCTGCGCCTGCGCACGGCGCTCGAACGCCGGTTCCTCGCCGCCCTGCGCGCCGACGTCCCCGGCAGAGGGCGCGACCGCGACGTCCCGGCCACGCTCGACGAGCTCCTCGTGGAACCCGTCCACGGCACGGGGCTGAGCCACTGGCTGCGGGACGAGGGCTCCTGGACGCAGATGCGCGAGTACCTCGCGATGCGCTCGATCTACCACCTCAAGGAGGCCGACCCGCACGCGTGGGTCATCCCCCGGCTACGCGGTCAGGCCAAGGCGGCGCTGGTCGCCGTGGAGTTCGACGAGTTCGGTGGCGGCCGGTACGAACGTATGCACTCCCGGCTCTACGCCGACCTGATGGAGGCTGCGGGGCTGCGTTCCGACTACCTCGGCTACGTCGAACACGTTCCGGCCCAGGCGTTCGCCACGGTGAACCTGATGTCGATGTTCGGCCTCCACCGCTCGCTGCGCGGCGCGCTCGTGGGGCACTTCGCCGCGGCCGAGATCAGCACGGCGCCGAGTGCCCGCCGCATGGTGCAGGCCCTCGATCGGCTGGGCGCCGACGAGGCCTGCCGGTTCTTCTTCAGCGAACACGTCGAGGCCGACGCGGTGCACGAGCAGGTGATGCGGCACGAGGTGATCGGCGACCTCCTGGCACGCGAGCCCGACCTGGCCGCCGACGTCGTCTTCGGCGTGCAGGCGACCGAACTGCTCGAATCCCACCTCGCCGACCACACGCTGTCGCACTGGCGCGAAGGACGCAGCGCGTTGCGGTTTCCGCTGCCCGACGACTGA
- a CDS encoding sensor histidine kinase has translation MSGEDSGIGTGMRRLRKYTWWSLVLLSYLAVIPGLQLAIGGTVSPTLLVVTALVTVLTIVQRARFVNRGLRRDPPPSGPSVEHAVTFASAAAAWGYAVAVVPNPISWAFLPGLLAGGVVLDTVKGRRRSTSFFMALMAAGACLLAWPYREAASDSWFPWFLAAMAAAFVLCFAALDVTQVWFWDMVVRIDESRAVAEELAVAKERLRFAADLHDIQGHHLQAIMLKGELTERLIGRDDEAARAHAAELTELARTALKDTRRVVHGYRGTDLRREIGNAVDILGAAGIDTRVHGDVRDVPPPLQALFGALIREGTTNILRHSQATRCELTLESDHATARVRLVNDGVLPRNSQPGSGIAGLRERFAALDGDVESRVIEDGAETLFELGGHAPVRR, from the coding sequence GTGAGTGGCGAGGATTCCGGCATCGGCACGGGAATGCGGCGACTGCGCAAGTACACGTGGTGGTCGTTGGTCCTGCTGAGTTATCTCGCCGTGATTCCGGGACTGCAGCTCGCGATCGGCGGCACCGTGTCCCCCACCCTGCTCGTGGTCACGGCCCTGGTGACGGTCCTGACGATCGTGCAGCGCGCGCGGTTCGTCAACCGCGGGTTGCGGCGCGACCCCCCTCCGTCCGGCCCCAGCGTCGAGCACGCCGTGACCTTCGCGTCCGCCGCGGCCGCCTGGGGCTACGCCGTCGCCGTCGTGCCCAACCCCATCTCGTGGGCGTTCCTTCCCGGACTGCTCGCCGGGGGCGTGGTGCTCGACACGGTCAAGGGCCGACGTCGCTCGACGAGCTTCTTCATGGCGCTCATGGCGGCGGGGGCCTGTCTGCTGGCGTGGCCCTATCGCGAAGCGGCATCGGACAGCTGGTTCCCGTGGTTCCTGGCGGCGATGGCCGCCGCCTTCGTCCTGTGCTTCGCCGCCCTCGACGTCACCCAGGTGTGGTTTTGGGACATGGTCGTGCGGATCGACGAGTCCCGTGCGGTCGCCGAGGAACTCGCCGTGGCCAAGGAACGCCTGCGGTTCGCCGCGGACCTGCACGACATCCAGGGACACCACCTCCAAGCGATCATGCTCAAGGGTGAGCTGACCGAACGTCTCATCGGACGGGACGACGAGGCCGCCAGGGCCCACGCCGCGGAGCTCACCGAACTCGCTCGCACGGCGTTGAAGGACACCCGCCGGGTCGTGCACGGTTACCGGGGCACCGACCTGCGCCGGGAGATCGGCAACGCCGTGGACATCCTCGGTGCCGCGGGCATCGACACGCGGGTACACGGCGACGTGCGGGACGTGCCGCCCCCGCTCCAGGCGTTGTTCGGCGCGTTGATCCGGGAGGGCACCACGAACATCCTCCGGCACAGCCAGGCCACTCGCTGCGAGCTGACGTTGGAGTCGGATCACGCCACGGCCCGTGTCCGCCTGGTCAACGACGGGGTGCTCCCCCGGAACTCCCAGCCCGGCAGCGGTATCGCCGGGCTTCGCGAACGATTCGCCGCTCTCGACGGTGACGTGGAAAGCCGCGTGATCGAGGATGGTGCCGAGACGCTGTTCGAACTGGGCGGTCACGCGCCCGTGCGGAGGTGA
- a CDS encoding SRPBCC family protein: MTDFEHTRVIDADPRTVFDIASSMTSLDSWTPEGVEVEPEGEGTLHARVASGSDVHDETGYVDTDRDRMRLRWGGTDTGYEGWLQIEPHTNGGSNTLATLHVKFEGGAPETLGGEHTASVDSRIEQALDRLSALVRDRTETTR; the protein is encoded by the coding sequence ATGACCGATTTCGAGCACACCCGAGTCATCGACGCCGACCCCCGCACCGTCTTCGACATCGCCTCGTCGATGACGTCCCTGGACAGCTGGACGCCCGAGGGCGTGGAGGTGGAGCCGGAGGGCGAGGGCACCCTGCACGCGCGGGTGGCCAGCGGCAGCGACGTCCACGACGAGACGGGCTACGTCGACACCGACCGGGATCGGATGCGCCTGCGGTGGGGCGGCACGGACACCGGATACGAAGGCTGGCTCCAGATCGAGCCGCACACCAACGGCGGCTCCAACACCCTCGCCACGTTGCACGTGAAGTTCGAGGGCGGGGCACCGGAGACGCTGGGCGGTGAGCACACCGCCTCCGTGGACAGCAGGATCGAGCAGGCCCTCGACCGGCTCTCGGCGCTGGTCCGGGACCGGACCGAGACCACGCGGTAG
- a CDS encoding ABC transporter permease has product MTTVKPHRASTSDGGSANGVKELVRNRLQQLLAFASLIVIYVFFSIASPYFFTYDNFTAILFSTVVIGTLAIGTTFVIITGGIDLSIGTGMALCAVMSGVFLVHLGLPLPLGVLGAVLFGGLVGLVNGLNIAFLKIPPFIATLAMMLVAEGLALVLSDSAPIYFNDVPGYVDISRGNLIPGVDFPNAVLVLIVVAIVAGVLLTRSVLGRYTYSIGSNEEATALSGIDVRRWKIAIYAFAGLFTGLAGVLISARLGSAQPATGMGYELQAIAAVVIGGTSLSGGKGSILGTLIGALIISVLNNGLQIMSIPQEWQNVILGCVILVAVYADRMRKGETSA; this is encoded by the coding sequence ATGACCACGGTCAAACCGCACCGGGCGAGCACATCGGACGGTGGCTCCGCGAACGGCGTCAAGGAGCTGGTGAGGAACAGGCTGCAACAACTACTCGCGTTCGCCAGCCTCATCGTGATCTACGTGTTCTTCTCGATCGCGAGCCCCTACTTCTTCACGTACGACAACTTCACCGCGATCCTGTTCTCGACCGTCGTGATCGGCACGCTGGCCATCGGGACCACGTTCGTCATCATCACGGGTGGTATCGACCTGTCCATCGGCACGGGCATGGCGTTGTGCGCGGTGATGTCGGGCGTGTTCCTCGTCCACCTCGGGCTGCCGCTGCCGCTCGGTGTGCTGGGCGCGGTGCTGTTCGGTGGACTCGTCGGTCTGGTGAACGGACTCAACATCGCGTTCCTCAAGATCCCACCGTTCATCGCCACGCTCGCCATGATGCTGGTGGCCGAGGGGCTCGCGCTGGTGCTGTCCGACAGCGCGCCGATCTACTTCAACGACGTCCCCGGCTACGTGGACATCTCCCGAGGCAACCTGATTCCCGGCGTCGACTTCCCGAACGCGGTGCTCGTCCTCATCGTGGTGGCGATCGTCGCCGGTGTGTTGTTGACCCGTAGCGTCCTCGGCCGCTACACGTACTCGATCGGCAGCAACGAGGAGGCCACGGCGTTGTCGGGGATCGACGTGCGCCGCTGGAAGATCGCCATCTACGCCTTCGCGGGGCTGTTCACCGGTTTGGCCGGTGTGCTGATCTCCGCACGGCTCGGTTCCGCCCAGCCCGCGACCGGCATGGGGTACGAGCTGCAGGCCATCGCCGCCGTCGTCATCGGCGGGACGTCGTTGTCCGGCGGCAAGGGCTCGATCCTCGGAACGTTGATCGGCGCGCTGATCATCTCGGTGCTCAACAACGGACTTCAGATCATGTCCATCCCGCAGGAATGGCAGAACGTCATCCTCGGTTGCGTCATCCTCGTCGCCGTCTACGCCGACCGGATGCGCAAGGGGGAGACCTCGGCCTGA
- a CDS encoding DUF2795 domain-containing protein yields MATTVARLRAALSEADFPADREELVRCAERLDADAATLRELKGIPPETYANLAEVERAVSFASPEYDRERAERRRAHDKPGLSERAKDVEEHPIVEELGENRGS; encoded by the coding sequence ATGGCAACGACCGTGGCACGGTTGCGCGCGGCGTTATCCGAGGCGGACTTTCCCGCCGATCGCGAGGAGTTGGTGCGGTGCGCCGAACGGCTCGACGCCGACGCCGCCACCCTGCGCGAGCTGAAGGGGATTCCGCCCGAGACCTACGCCAACCTCGCCGAGGTGGAGCGAGCGGTCTCGTTCGCGTCCCCGGAATACGACCGCGAGCGCGCCGAACGCCGCCGCGCGCACGACAAACCGGGATTGTCCGAGCGGGCCAAGGACGTCGAGGAGCATCCGATCGTCGAGGAACTCGGTGAGAACCGGGGCAGTTGA